In Pyrus communis chromosome 1, drPyrComm1.1, whole genome shotgun sequence, the following are encoded in one genomic region:
- the LOC137746417 gene encoding zinc finger CCCH domain-containing protein 38-like, translating to MNRTSRKRSSKWDLVEEPQFEDVNMQDNGWMGKAGRPFRPKESGRDWPSPETNDLQRPKHDLDLPSREPLPGSRGSHKHESTNKRCNRYMDDSMVWDGDENCSTRMSSGFDDWREHRSQSPKSGWKRSLRGRSRSRSRSWSKSQSWSRSPDHGYRRESLFLDRNRGRPGISAQLCKDYMTGRCRRASDCQFLHEGNSKYDDSWESRHRKRGALRYASPPETTEYYPLKSERYSVYCSDFVKGKCRKGASCKFDHHRPSDGFSKGSTIENTRERENERRNRDTSIERGAERVSHRSGDIPCKFFAAGNCRNKKYCRFSHHIQAYVSPERKSKDVRWGPGHSLNDAGPAWNGPKWSDTVTLLDAPMLTVDNRNIGVPEVRSSAWSVDDNRWGCDRNDENKNCADRNVNHEAAERNEKDANLWKEDNVGACVDLPKSRDTEKWLGDMSPDWNYTVQSSNHVGKQEHGHITQGSEPSTLIHGAASIIEPEIAERSDFLQNKDLRGDGVISLPYDNRNAIEEPSSFRNNLSVTANIVGCQSFDNSGQSSSTFPFSGLSTIGQSQTLIPGRGIVKSPHDTLSPEGKSVNKLDIGDAKTSLVDGIPQVPSLVGGKELKQLTNLSASLAQLLGNRQQLPQIYAALNSHNAVSTPTLLPKSEGSSEQLLGATFQPDPAMLSHKPYDPICDSIEHRINNNQMCLLPNSAGNTSVDGKVEKLSNVVSPSSLPSGANTNNYHQTNNPVQEPTHKNHQLSQLERGAKPEVVKGNGELGAEEIKSDQEENNSPVNGPIEVTEKDGADGGKKLKEVKGSRAFKFALVENVKELLKPSWKEGQVSKDAYKTIVKKVVDKVTSTMQGANIPQTQEKIDHYLSFSKPKLTKLVQAYVEKMHKA from the exons ATGAATAGAACCAGCCGAAAGCGGTCTTCTAAATGGGATTTGGTGGAAGAGCCTCAGTTTGAAGATGTAAATATGCAGGACAACGGTTGGATGGGAAAGGCAGGCAGGCCATTTCGTCCTAAGGAATCTGGACGTGACTGGCCTTCTCCAGAGACAAATGATCTGCAGAGACCTAAGCATGATTTGGATTTGCCTTCCAGGGAACCTTTGCCCGGAAGCAGAGGTTCACACAAGCATGAGAGTACGAATAAGAGATGCAATAGATACATGGATGACTCTATGGTGTGGGATGGAGATGAAAATTGCAGCACAAGGATGTCTTCTGGTTTTGATGACTGGAGAGAACATCGTAGTCAGTCCCCAAAAAGTGGTTGGAAAAGGTCACTGAG AGGTAGGAGTAGAAGTAGAAGCAGGAGCTGGAGTAAGAGCCAGAGCTGGAGCAGGAGCCCTGATCATGGCTATAGGCGGGAATCACTTTTCCTCGACAGAAATAGAGGCAGGCCAGGAATTTCAGCTCAATTGTGCAAAGATTATATGACTGGGAGATGCAGGAGAGCTAGTGATTGCCAATTTCTCCATGAAGGTAATTCCAAGTATGATGATAGCTGGGAAAGTCGACACAGGAAACGTGGTGCTTTGAGATATGCTAGTCCTCCTGAAACAACCGAGTACTACCCATTAAAAAGTGAAAGATATTCTGTGTATTGTAGTGATTTTGTAAAAGGGAAGTGCCGCAAGGGTGCCTCTTGCAAGTTCGATCACCATCGTCCTTCTGATGGATTCAGCAAAGGTTCTACAATTGAGAATACGAGAGAAAGGGAAAATGAAAGAAGGAACAGAGATACTTCTATAGAGCGAGGTGCTGAGCGTGTATCACACAGAAGTGGCGATATTCCTTGCAAATTTTTTGCTGCGGGAAATTGTCGTAATAAAAAGTATTGTCGGTTTTCTCATCATATTCAAGCTTATGTAAGTCCTGAAAGAAAGTCAAAGGATGTCCGGTGGGGCCCGGGTCACAGTTTAAATGATGCAGGCCCGGCATGGAATGGTCCAAAATGGAGTGATACCGTGACTCTGTTAGATGCCCCAATGTTGACTGTAGATAACAGAAATATTGGTGTTCCAGAGGTACGGTCTAGTGCTTGGTCTGTGGATGATAATAGATGGGGTTGCGATCGGAACgatgagaacaaaaattgtgCTGACCGTAATGTTAATCATGAAGCAGCTGAAAGGAATGAGAAGGATGCAAATCTGTGGAAGGAAGATAATGTGGGTGCTTGTGTGGATCTTCCCAAATCAAGAGATACTGAAAAATGGCTTGGTGACATGTCTCCTGATTGGAATTACACGGTGCAATCCTCCAACCATGTTGGGAAACAAGAGCATGGTCACATTACGCAAGGTTCAGAACCTTCAACTCTGATACATGGTGCCGCTTCAATTATTGAACCAGAGATAGCTGAAAGATCTGATTTTCTGCAGAACAAGGATCTGAGGGGAGATGGAGTTATTTCCTTGCCTTATGACAATAGGAATGCCATTGAAGAACCTTCTAGTTTTCGTAATAACCTAAGTGTTACTGCAAATATTGTAGGCTGCCAAAGTTTTGACAACAGTGGCCAGAGTTCAAGTACTTTTCCTTTTTCAGGATTGAGCACAATTGGGCAAAGTCAAACACTAATCCCAGGCAGAGGAATTGTAAAAAGTCCGCATGATACACTGTCCCCAGAGGGTAAATCTGTGAACAAATTAGATATAGGTGATGCAAAAACTTCACTAGTTGATGGAATTCCTCAAGTTCCAAGTTTGGTAGGTGGTAAAGAACTTAAGCAACTTACCAATCTTTCAGCCTCTCTGGCTCAGTTACTTGGAAATCGGCAGCAACTTCCACAGATTTATGCTGCTTTAAATTCTCATAATGCGGTGAGTACCCCAACTCTCCTTCCCAAATCCGAAGGATCTTCTGAGCAGCTTTTGGGAGCAACTTTTCAGCCTGATCCAGCCATGTTATCTCATAAGCCGTATGATCCTATATGTGATAGCAtagaacatagaattaataacaATCAAATGTGCCTTTTGCCAAATAGTGCTGGAAACACAAGTGTTGATGGAAAAGTAGAGAAATTGTCAAATGTTGTATCTCCATCGTCTTTACCTAGCGGAGCAAATACAAACAATTATCATCAGACCAATAATCCAGTACAAGAACCCACACATAAGAATCACCAGTTAAGTCAGCTGGAGCGTGGGGCAAAACCTGAGGTTGTCAAGGGAAATGGTGAACTTGGGGCCGAGGAAATCAAGAGCGATCAGGAAGAAAATAATTCCCCAGTTAATGGTCCCATAGAGGTCACAGAAAAAGATGGTGCTGACGGGGGCAAGAAACTCAAGGAGGTGAAGGGGAGTCGTGCATTCAAATTTGCACTTGTGGAAAACGTTAAGGAGCTTTTAAAACCCTCATGGAAAGAAGGTCAAGTCAGCAAAGATGCTTACAAAACTATAGTGAAGAAGGTGGTTGATAAAGTGACCAGTACCATGCAGGGGGCTAATATTCCCCAGACCCAAGAGAAGATTGATCATTATCTATCATTTTCAAAACCAAAGCTTACTAAACTTGTACAG GCATATGTAGAAAAAATGCACAAGGCCTAA